The proteins below are encoded in one region of Segatella copri:
- a CDS encoding SusC/RagA family TonB-linked outer membrane protein — protein MNSRFKSYNYKLFVASLVALAPLGANAKTAQTSESDTASADKEMVQVAYRKVAKDDILGGVSVVDVENLMKKNYHTYSLDNMQGYVGGWNGNSLWGMDADNAGYLVLVDGVPREANNVQPSEIAQISFLKGAQAVVLYGSKAAKGAVVITTKRGHNDGLKVEVQANAGLNVAKSYPEYLSSAEYMTLYNEARRNDGLSELYSAEDIYNHGAGLNPYRYPNLDFYSSDYLRKMNSRYEATAEISGGGKRAHFYSNINYYRQGDYFKFGEAKNNNTQRFSVRGNVDIDITDDIKAWVNSSATFYDSHSAKGNYWEAAATWRPNFPQNAAPLISTDMIAPNAKAAWDLMSVAKLVDGKYFLAGTQANSSNVFADIYSAGSSKFTSRQFQFDTGININLHKVLKGLSFETHFAVDYATSYNTSFDNSYAVYIPTWANIDGKDMIVALKKEGEDKKSGNQNISGSTDNQTMFFSGQFNYNNTFNKVHNLSAMLIASGFQQSKSGQYHKNSSANLAFDASYNYAQKYYADFGLAAIHSAQLAPGHREALSPSLSLGWRLKNESFLKNSKVVDDMMISVSGSIINEDIDIANGDNRYYLYQSIWTSDYGYGWYDGSSDKYTYSKRGENKDLDFIKRKELSLNFKTSLWQKLVTLDASFFINSMEGYLISSPTFYPSHLNTGYPAASFMPVLNYNNNRRVGFDFAANFNKKVGDVDLSLGVTGTYYTTKATKRDENNVEQYQNRQGKAVDGIWGYKSAGLFQSEEEIKTSPDQSYFGGTVKPGDIKYVDVNGDNKIDQYDQVFLGKGGWYGAPFTLGVNLTAKWKNFTFFALGTGNFGAWGVKNNSYWWVKGDSKYSAVVRNRWTEETKETATYPRLTSLDGNNNFQTSDFWMYKTDAFSLAKVQITYDLPSTLFQKTWLKGLSAYVSGANLLTISGEREVLEMNVGSAPQTRYYNIGVKATF, from the coding sequence ATGAATTCAAGATTCAAATCATATAATTATAAGCTTTTTGTAGCAAGTCTCGTGGCTTTGGCTCCTCTTGGTGCCAATGCCAAGACTGCACAGACAAGCGAATCCGATACAGCCAGTGCCGACAAGGAGATGGTTCAGGTGGCTTACCGAAAGGTAGCCAAGGATGACATCTTGGGCGGTGTGTCTGTAGTCGATGTAGAGAACTTGATGAAGAAGAATTACCATACTTATAGCCTCGACAATATGCAAGGTTATGTAGGTGGTTGGAATGGCAATTCTCTCTGGGGTATGGATGCCGACAACGCTGGTTATCTCGTCTTGGTAGATGGTGTGCCTCGTGAAGCTAACAACGTTCAACCAAGTGAGATTGCACAGATTTCTTTCCTCAAGGGTGCGCAGGCTGTGGTGCTCTATGGTAGCAAGGCTGCCAAGGGTGCTGTAGTCATAACTACCAAGCGTGGTCATAATGACGGCTTGAAGGTCGAGGTGCAGGCTAATGCAGGTTTGAATGTAGCAAAGTCTTATCCTGAGTATCTTAGCAGTGCAGAGTATATGACTCTCTATAACGAGGCTCGTCGTAATGATGGTCTGTCTGAGCTTTATTCTGCTGAGGACATCTATAATCATGGAGCAGGTTTGAACCCTTATCGTTATCCTAATCTCGATTTCTATTCTTCTGATTATCTCAGAAAGATGAACAGCCGTTATGAGGCTACTGCAGAAATCAGCGGTGGTGGTAAGCGAGCTCATTTCTATAGCAATATCAACTATTATCGTCAGGGCGATTATTTCAAGTTTGGTGAGGCAAAGAATAATAATACCCAGCGCTTCAGCGTTCGTGGTAATGTGGATATAGACATTACTGATGATATTAAGGCTTGGGTCAACTCCAGTGCAACCTTCTATGATTCTCATTCTGCAAAGGGTAATTACTGGGAAGCTGCTGCTACTTGGCGTCCTAATTTTCCACAGAATGCAGCTCCTCTTATCTCCACAGATATGATAGCCCCTAATGCTAAGGCTGCTTGGGACTTGATGAGCGTTGCGAAGTTGGTAGATGGCAAATACTTCCTTGCTGGTACTCAGGCAAACTCTTCCAATGTTTTTGCTGATATCTATTCTGCAGGAAGTAGTAAATTTACTAGTCGTCAATTCCAGTTTGATACGGGTATCAATATCAACTTGCACAAGGTGTTGAAGGGCTTGTCTTTCGAGACTCATTTCGCAGTTGACTATGCCACCTCTTATAATACTTCTTTCGATAATAGCTATGCTGTTTATATCCCAACATGGGCTAACATTGATGGCAAGGATATGATTGTCGCATTGAAGAAGGAAGGTGAGGATAAAAAGTCTGGCAACCAGAACATCAGCGGAAGTACAGATAACCAGACCATGTTTTTCTCTGGTCAGTTCAACTACAACAATACTTTCAACAAGGTTCACAATCTGTCGGCAATGTTGATAGCTTCTGGCTTCCAGCAGTCGAAGTCTGGACAGTATCATAAGAACTCTAGTGCCAATCTTGCATTCGATGCTTCTTACAATTATGCCCAGAAGTATTACGCAGATTTTGGATTAGCTGCCATTCACTCTGCCCAGTTGGCTCCAGGTCATCGTGAGGCTCTCTCACCATCACTTTCTTTGGGTTGGAGACTCAAGAATGAGTCTTTCTTGAAGAATTCCAAGGTGGTAGATGACATGATGATTAGTGTATCAGGTAGTATTATCAATGAGGATATTGATATAGCAAATGGTGACAATCGCTACTATCTCTATCAGAGTATTTGGACTTCTGATTACGGCTATGGATGGTATGATGGATCTAGCGATAAATACACCTATTCAAAAAGAGGTGAGAACAAAGACCTTGATTTTATCAAGCGCAAAGAGTTGTCTCTGAATTTCAAGACATCCCTGTGGCAGAAATTGGTGACATTGGATGCAAGTTTCTTCATCAATTCGATGGAGGGTTATCTCATCTCTTCGCCAACATTCTATCCATCTCATTTGAATACTGGTTATCCAGCGGCTTCGTTTATGCCTGTACTGAATTACAACAATAATCGTAGAGTAGGATTTGATTTCGCAGCCAACTTCAATAAGAAGGTAGGTGATGTGGATCTCTCACTTGGTGTGACAGGTACTTACTATACAACCAAGGCTACCAAACGAGATGAGAACAACGTAGAGCAGTATCAGAACAGACAAGGAAAGGCAGTTGATGGCATTTGGGGTTACAAGAGCGCAGGTCTCTTCCAAAGCGAGGAGGAAATCAAAACTTCTCCAGACCAAAGCTATTTTGGTGGAACAGTTAAACCTGGTGACATCAAGTATGTGGATGTAAATGGTGATAATAAAATTGACCAATACGACCAAGTCTTCTTGGGTAAGGGTGGTTGGTATGGAGCACCATTCACGCTTGGTGTCAATCTTACAGCTAAGTGGAAGAACTTTACCTTCTTCGCTCTTGGTACCGGTAACTTCGGTGCTTGGGGAGTCAAGAATAATTCTTATTGGTGGGTAAAGGGCGATAGCAAATATTCTGCTGTAGTTCGTAACCGATGGACAGAGGAAACCAAAGAGACTGCAACCTATCCTCGTTTGACATCTCTTGATGGTAACAACAACTTCCAGACATCAGACTTCTGGATGTACAAGACGGATGCTTTCAGCTTGGCTAAGGTCCAGATAACTTACGACTTGCCTAGTACTTTGTTCCAAAAGACATGGCTTAAGGGGTTGTCGGCATACGTAAGCGGAGCTAACTTGCTTACCATTTCAGGAGAGCGCGAAGTCTTAGAGATGAACGTTGGGTCTGCGCCTCAGACACGCTATTATAATATAGGTGTAAAGGCAACATTCTAA